Part of the Moorella sp. E308F genome, TTAATCAGGGCGGCCCGGGCAACCATCACCACCTGGGGTAAAGACAACCTGGACCTTGACCCGGCGCAAATTGGCCTCAAAGGCTCTCCTACCTCCGTCCGGCGCATCTTTGCCCCACCGGTACGGCCGGGCGGAGAGATAATTCCCGGCGATCCCCGGGAAGCGGCGGCGCTCCTGGTAGAAAAACTCGTACAGACGAAGGTTATAGCTGATAAATAATGGAGGAATACCCATGCCGGCTAATACAGCGAATGCCGGTTATCGCGGCGTCTGGGTCTTTATTGAACAGGTGGGGGGAGAAGTAGCCCCCGTCTCCTGGGAACTCCTGGGGGCAGGCCGGCAACTGGCCGGTGCCCTGGGGGTAGAGCTGGCCGGGGTCCTGCTGGGCCAGGGGGTGGCCGGCCTGGCTGACGGGGCGTGGGTCTACGGGGCGGATAAGGTCTACCTGGTCGAGAACCCCGTCCTGGCACACTACCGTACGGCCCCCTATGCCCAGGCCCTGGTACAGCTGGTAAAACAGTACCAACCGGAGATACTGCTCCTGGGGGCCACCAGTCTGGGCCGGGATCTGGCGGGAGCCGTGGCCACCGCCCTGGGCACCGGCCTGACGGCAGATTGCACCAGTCTCACCATTGACCCGGAAACACGCCTCCTGGAGCAGACCCGGCCGGCCTTTGGCGGTAATGTCATGGCCACCATTCTCTGTCGCCGGCACCGTCCCCAGATGGCCACCGTCCGGCCGCGGGTTATGCCCATGCCGTCCCGCCAGGAAGGCCGCCGGGGAGAGCTGGTGCGGTTGGATATGGCCTTCAATGAAGCCGAGGCCCGGGCCGAGGTTATAGAGGTCATCGAAGAAAAAAACAAAGCCGTCTACCTTGACCGGGCGGAGATCATCGTTGCCGGTGGCCGCGGCGTGGGGTCGAAGGAAAACTTACGCCTCCTGGAAGAACTGGCCGGGGTCCTGGGCGGCACCCTGGGCGCCTCACGCGCGGCGGTGGAGGCCGGATGGCTGCCTCCGGAGTACCAGGTGGGCCAGACGGGGGTTACCGTGCGGCCCAAAATCTATTTTGCCATCGGCATTTCCGGAGCCATCCAGCACCTGGTTGGCATGCAGGGTGCCGACGTTATCGTAGCCGTTAATAATGACCCGCAGGCCCCAATTTTTAAAATTGCCACCTATGGTATCGTCGGCGATTTACGGGAGGTAGTTCCGGCATTAACAGCGGAATTTCGCCGCCGGCTGGCCCCGGGACCCGCGTAGGCCGGCAACAAACAGGGTTATTTAATAGTATACACAGTTTATCTGCAGTTTGACTTGGGGGCATTATTATGGCGCTTAGGTTTGAAGTCGTCGTTGTGGGCGCCGGGCCGGCCGGGCTAGCGGCGGCCATAACCCTGGCCCGGGCCGGCGTGGAGGTAATTATCTTTGAACGCGGCGAGCACCCCGGGAGCAAAAACGTCATGGGCGGGGTCCTTTACCGCCACCCCACCGAAACGATAGTTCCCGGGTTTTACCGGGAGGCCCCTTTAGAGCGGCCGGTGGTGGAGCAGCGCCTGTGGTTGCTAACCGATGAAGCGGCCCTTACTTTGGGTTACAAAAGCATGGCCTTTGCCGTCGAGCCTTACAACGCCTTTACCGTGCTGAGGGCCCGCTTTGACCGCTGGCTGGCGGAACAGGCCGTGGCAGCCGGGGCCTTGCTGATTAATGAAACCGTCGTCGAGGACCTCCTCTGGGAGAAGGATCGCGTCGTTGGGGTAAGGGCGGGCCGGGCTGAGGGCGATGTCCGGGCGGAGGTAGTCATCCTGGCCGAGGGCGCCAATTCCCTTTTAACCCAGAAGGCCGGCCTGAAAAAGGACGGCATCAATACCAACCAGCTGGCCGTAGCCGTCAAAGAGATCATTGCCCTGCCCCGGGAAAAGATTGAGGACCGCTTTAACCTGGAAGAAGGCCAGGGCTGCA contains:
- a CDS encoding electron transfer flavoprotein subunit alpha/FixB family protein, translating into MPANTANAGYRGVWVFIEQVGGEVAPVSWELLGAGRQLAGALGVELAGVLLGQGVAGLADGAWVYGADKVYLVENPVLAHYRTAPYAQALVQLVKQYQPEILLLGATSLGRDLAGAVATALGTGLTADCTSLTIDPETRLLEQTRPAFGGNVMATILCRRHRPQMATVRPRVMPMPSRQEGRRGELVRLDMAFNEAEARAEVIEVIEEKNKAVYLDRAEIIVAGGRGVGSKENLRLLEELAGVLGGTLGASRAAVEAGWLPPEYQVGQTGVTVRPKIYFAIGISGAIQHLVGMQGADVIVAVNNDPQAPIFKIATYGIVGDLREVVPALTAEFRRRLAPGPA